Proteins encoded in a region of the Geobacillus genomosp. 3 genome:
- a CDS encoding phosphotransferase family protein: MEQLLGKEWEITPAGGATGDAYFAEYEGKKLFLKRNSSPFLAVLSAEGIVPKLVWTKRLENGDVFTAQQWLNGRELKPNEMGSEQVAALLRKIHSSKELVTMLKRLGKTPLRPETMFAVLAERQQRHPSAAAAVHEALAWLEQRVASLPDDQHVVCHCDMNHNNWLLADDGTLYLIDWDGAVIGDPAIDIGMLLHLYIPRPQWEAWLHQYGLAWTEGLALRLKWYAIAHTLYSLFWPKGKDSQKEKEQSLQLLQCIIAEQ, from the coding sequence TTGGAACAGTTACTAGGTAAGGAGTGGGAGATCACTCCGGCTGGCGGTGCAACAGGGGATGCGTATTTTGCCGAATATGAAGGGAAAAAGCTGTTTTTGAAGCGGAACTCTTCGCCGTTTCTTGCCGTATTGTCGGCGGAGGGGATCGTTCCGAAGCTCGTCTGGACGAAACGGCTGGAAAACGGCGATGTGTTTACGGCCCAGCAATGGCTGAACGGCCGCGAGCTGAAACCGAATGAGATGGGAAGCGAACAAGTGGCGGCGCTGCTGCGGAAAATTCATAGTTCCAAAGAGCTGGTGACGATGCTGAAACGGCTCGGCAAAACGCCGCTGCGCCCCGAGACGATGTTCGCTGTGCTCGCCGAGCGGCAGCAACGCCATCCGAGCGCTGCTGCGGCCGTTCATGAAGCGCTCGCCTGGCTCGAACAGCGCGTGGCATCATTGCCCGATGATCAGCACGTCGTGTGCCATTGTGACATGAACCATAACAATTGGCTGCTTGCCGATGATGGCACATTGTACTTGATCGATTGGGACGGGGCAGTCATCGGGGATCCGGCCATTGACATCGGCATGCTGCTTCATTTATACATTCCGCGCCCTCAATGGGAAGCGTGGCTGCATCAGTATGGACTGGCATGGACGGAGGGGTTGGCCCTCCGCCTGAAGTGGTATGCGATCGCTCATACGTTGTATTCGCTCTTTTGGCCGAAAGGGAAGGACAGCCAAAAGGAAAAGGAACAGTCATTGCAGCTATTGCAATGCATCATAGCGGAACAGTAG
- a CDS encoding YtzH-like family protein: MPLDHNHQLTVLRDILSEHQLDCCGTVSECEQIERLVKSLLANNEVSADVKHILPNIYAYGQGGKYSPDLNAHISAHQDQLADWVNGLS; this comes from the coding sequence ATGCCGCTCGACCATAACCACCAATTGACCGTGCTCCGCGATATTTTATCCGAACACCAGCTTGATTGTTGCGGAACGGTTTCCGAATGTGAACAAATCGAACGGCTTGTCAAATCGCTGCTCGCCAACAACGAGGTGAGCGCGGATGTCAAGCACATTCTTCCGAACATTTACGCCTACGGCCAAGGCGGAAAATACAGCCCCGATTTAAACGCCCATATTTCCGCACACCAAGACCAGCTCGCCGATTGGGTAAACGGGCTGTCGTAA